One Corynebacterium efficiens YS-314 DNA segment encodes these proteins:
- a CDS encoding ribbon-helix-helix domain-containing protein: MSSKETINGVPVTEEMIDEWAAEAEAGFDVDALRKRGRGRPGRGASASQVISLRLTAAEIAALDARALREGKSRSEIIRDALHQTAA; encoded by the coding sequence ATGAGTAGTAAGGAAACTATCAATGGGGTCCCCGTCACGGAGGAAATGATCGATGAGTGGGCCGCAGAAGCCGAGGCGGGTTTTGACGTTGACGCGCTACGGAAACGCGGGCGTGGACGGCCTGGTCGAGGGGCCAGCGCCTCCCAGGTCATCTCCCTACGTCTGACCGCCGCAGAAATTGCTGCGCTCGATGCCCGTGCCCTAAGGGAGGGTAAGAGCCGCTCCGAAATCATTCGTGATGCTCTTCACCAGACTGCGGCGTGA
- a CDS encoding formimidoylglutamase, with the protein MENETFGTELPDTWVGRIDGDNPEHALWYTTVSPLPEPDEVEEGVVTLGFASDEGNLRNHGTAGAALGPDAIRGVLGLVAVHDARPRYDAGTIRVGGDLERGHDELSDAVETIARAGHLPIVLGGGHEAGFGSHRGIYRARGSSPAIINLDAHLDLRAAERPTNGTPFRQVRELVGEEFRYSVLGVSVPNNTDFLFNAAREFGTEVTTDDEINAMSPQEAADHALALVRDAEHIHLTVDIDVLSEALAPGTGSPAAVGVELGRIRAICTGLAATGRLTLVDVVEVNPRLDHNNQTARVAARLIHEIAEAHLKAT; encoded by the coding sequence ATGGAAAACGAAACGTTTGGCACTGAACTTCCCGACACCTGGGTGGGTCGCATCGACGGTGACAACCCCGAACACGCGCTGTGGTACACCACGGTGAGCCCCCTTCCGGAGCCGGATGAGGTGGAGGAGGGCGTCGTCACGCTTGGTTTCGCCTCCGACGAGGGCAACCTGCGCAACCACGGCACGGCAGGCGCGGCGCTGGGCCCCGACGCGATCCGCGGGGTGCTCGGCCTGGTCGCCGTCCATGACGCACGGCCCCGGTATGACGCCGGCACGATCCGGGTCGGTGGGGATCTGGAGCGCGGGCATGATGAACTCAGCGACGCGGTGGAGACCATCGCGCGCGCCGGCCACCTGCCGATCGTGCTCGGCGGCGGGCACGAAGCCGGGTTCGGGTCGCACCGCGGGATCTACCGGGCGCGGGGTTCTTCGCCTGCGATCATCAACCTCGATGCGCACCTTGATCTGCGCGCCGCGGAGCGCCCCACCAACGGCACCCCGTTCCGGCAGGTCCGCGAACTGGTCGGCGAGGAGTTCCGTTATTCCGTGCTGGGTGTTTCCGTCCCCAACAACACCGACTTCTTGTTCAACGCCGCCCGCGAGTTCGGCACGGAGGTCACCACCGATGATGAGATCAACGCGATGAGCCCGCAGGAGGCGGCCGACCACGCGCTTGCGCTCGTCCGGGACGCCGAGCACATCCACCTCACCGTCGACATCGATGTGCTCTCCGAGGCGCTCGCCCCGGGCACCGGCTCACCGGCAGCGGTCGGGGTGGAGCTGGGCCGCATCCGGGCCATCTGCACCGGGTTGGCTGCTACCGGGCGTCTCACGCTTGTCGACGTCGTCGAGGTCAACCCACGCCTCGACCACAACAATCAGACGGCGCGTGTCGCCGCCCGCCTCATCCACGAGATCGCCGAAGCCCATCTCAAGGCCACCTAG
- a CDS encoding amino acid permease, whose amino-acid sequence MNASPTVTDQLVQTRKFKGLRARHIHFIALGSAIGTGLFYGSAGAIQAAGPSVLLVYLLGGAVVYFMLRALGEMSVRHPVRGSFAVYTRAHLGGWAGYITGWMFAFEMLIVCLADLTAIGIYMKFWFPDTAQWVWVAATLLIVGGANLASVRWFGELEFVFTLIKVTAVIAMIVGGAAILAFGLGNSPEVSGISNLWEHGGFFPNGIEGMIAAFILVLFAFGGTEIIGVAGSEAEDPEKSIPKAVNTVPARILLFYVGAILVILALNPWQTITGEESPFVQIFSTLGVNWAAGLLNLVVITAALSAINADLFGAGRVLTGLAKENLAPKIMGRVAGNGVPIMTTVIMIIVLILGVVLNVILPERVFEIVASLATFATVYVWLMILLAQVASRRQMSAQEVAGLKFPVPFYPFGQYFAILFIAFTFGIMVWYDNYHLALGVGVGFLVVMTILYYATGRPKAIAPAQ is encoded by the coding sequence ATGAATGCCTCCCCCACCGTGACTGATCAACTGGTGCAGACCAGAAAATTCAAGGGTCTGCGTGCTCGTCACATCCACTTCATCGCGCTGGGTTCCGCCATCGGCACGGGCCTGTTCTACGGTTCCGCCGGCGCCATCCAGGCCGCCGGCCCCTCGGTGCTGCTCGTCTACCTGCTCGGTGGCGCCGTGGTGTACTTCATGCTCCGGGCACTCGGTGAGATGTCGGTGCGCCACCCGGTCCGCGGCTCCTTCGCGGTGTACACCCGCGCGCACCTCGGCGGCTGGGCCGGGTACATCACCGGGTGGATGTTCGCCTTCGAGATGCTCATCGTCTGCCTGGCGGATCTCACCGCCATCGGCATCTACATGAAATTCTGGTTCCCGGATACCGCGCAGTGGGTCTGGGTGGCCGCCACACTGCTCATCGTCGGTGGTGCCAACCTGGCCTCGGTGCGCTGGTTCGGCGAACTGGAGTTCGTGTTCACCCTGATCAAGGTCACCGCGGTCATCGCCATGATCGTCGGTGGCGCCGCGATCCTCGCCTTCGGCCTGGGCAACTCCCCGGAGGTCTCCGGGATCTCCAACCTATGGGAACACGGTGGGTTCTTCCCCAACGGCATTGAGGGCATGATCGCAGCCTTCATCCTGGTGCTCTTCGCCTTCGGTGGCACCGAGATCATCGGTGTGGCCGGATCGGAGGCCGAGGATCCGGAGAAGTCCATCCCGAAGGCCGTCAACACCGTCCCGGCGCGCATCCTGCTGTTCTATGTGGGTGCCATCCTGGTCATCCTGGCACTGAACCCGTGGCAGACGATCACCGGTGAGGAATCCCCGTTTGTGCAGATCTTCTCCACCCTGGGGGTCAACTGGGCCGCCGGTCTGCTCAACCTCGTGGTGATCACCGCCGCGCTGTCCGCCATCAATGCCGACCTCTTCGGCGCGGGTCGCGTGCTGACGGGCCTGGCCAAGGAGAACCTGGCACCGAAGATCATGGGCAGGGTGGCCGGCAACGGTGTGCCGATCATGACCACCGTCATCATGATCATCGTCCTGATCCTGGGCGTGGTGCTCAATGTGATCCTGCCGGAGCGCGTCTTTGAGATCGTCGCCTCCCTGGCCACGTTTGCCACCGTGTATGTGTGGCTGATGATTCTGCTGGCCCAGGTCGCCTCCCGCCGCCAGATGAGTGCGCAGGAGGTTGCCGGTCTGAAATTCCCGGTGCCGTTCTATCCCTTCGGCCAGTACTTCGCCATCCTCTTCATCGCCTTCACCTTCGGCATCATGGTCTGGTACGACAACTACCACCTGGCCCTCGGAGTCGGTGTCGGGTTCCTCGTGGTGATGACCATCCTCTACTACGCCACCGGCCGGCCGAAGGCGATCGCTCCGGCGCAGTAG
- a CDS encoding DEAD/DEAH box helicase, giving the protein MRNTDNVNGDVEQPDNVISSESQETPQGDSAAADFALDTPTNTVEGTAVSEGSEEITRVAEISEDADSAEAADSASNVINENVNEDSSEDVTQSSHESSSTEASTGFDALGLPQQVLDAVRKVGFETPSPIQAQTIPVLMDGHDVVGLAQTGTGKTAAFALPVLSRIDKSVRSPQALVLAPTRELALQVADSFQSFADHLGGLNVLPIYGGQAYGIQLSGLRRGAHIVVGTPGRIIDHLEKGSLDISGLRFLVLDEADEMLNMGFQEDVERILADTPDDKQVALFSATMPNGIRRLSKQYLNNPQEISVKSETRTATNITQRFLSVAHRNKMDALTRILEVTEFEAMIMFVRTKHETEEVAEKLRARGFSAAAINGDIAQAQRERTVDQLKDGRLDILVATDVAARGLDVERISHVLNYDIPNDTESYVHRIGRTGRAGRTGEAILFVTPRERRMLRSIERATNAPLVEMELPTVDEVNEYRKVKFADSITEALENPQVALFRTLIKEYAEKNDVPLEDVAAALATQAQAGNDFFLTEQAADRDRGRGDRRRDRDFDDRGGRGRDRGDRPSRFDRDDANLATYRIAVGKRQHVRPGAIVGALANEGGLNSKDFGRITIAADHTLVELPKDLPQSVLDNLRDTRISGQLINIERDSGGRPPRRFERDDRGGDRGGRGGFRGDRDDRGGRGGFRGGRDRDDRGGRGGFRGDRDDRGGRGGFRGGRDRDDRGGRGGWRD; this is encoded by the coding sequence ATGAGAAATACCGATAACGTCAACGGCGACGTAGAACAGCCGGATAACGTCATTTCGTCGGAATCTCAGGAAACCCCGCAGGGTGACTCAGCAGCAGCTGACTTCGCTCTCGACACCCCCACCAACACTGTTGAAGGCACCGCTGTGTCTGAGGGTAGCGAAGAGATCACCAGGGTTGCGGAAATTTCTGAGGACGCCGACTCCGCCGAAGCAGCGGACAGCGCGAGCAATGTAATCAATGAGAATGTGAATGAGGACTCCTCGGAAGACGTAACCCAGTCTTCACACGAGTCATCCTCTACGGAAGCCTCCACCGGCTTCGATGCACTCGGACTGCCACAGCAGGTTCTTGACGCTGTGCGCAAGGTTGGTTTCGAAACTCCTTCCCCCATCCAGGCACAGACCATCCCCGTCCTCATGGACGGACACGATGTGGTCGGCCTCGCACAGACCGGTACCGGTAAGACCGCAGCCTTCGCGCTGCCGGTTCTCTCCCGCATCGACAAGTCCGTGCGCAGCCCCCAGGCTCTCGTGCTTGCCCCCACCCGTGAGCTGGCGCTCCAGGTCGCTGACTCCTTCCAGTCCTTCGCCGACCACCTCGGTGGTCTCAACGTCCTGCCGATCTACGGTGGACAGGCCTACGGCATCCAGCTGTCCGGTCTGCGTCGCGGTGCCCACATCGTCGTCGGCACCCCGGGTCGTATCATCGACCACCTGGAGAAGGGCTCACTGGATATCTCCGGTCTGCGCTTCCTCGTCCTCGATGAGGCCGATGAGATGCTCAACATGGGCTTCCAGGAGGATGTCGAGCGCATCCTCGCCGACACCCCTGATGACAAGCAGGTGGCACTGTTCTCCGCGACCATGCCGAACGGCATCCGTCGCCTGAGCAAGCAGTACCTGAACAACCCGCAGGAGATCTCGGTCAAGTCCGAGACCCGCACCGCCACCAACATCACCCAGCGCTTCCTGTCTGTTGCCCACCGCAACAAGATGGACGCACTGACCCGCATCCTCGAGGTCACCGAGTTCGAGGCGATGATCATGTTCGTGCGCACCAAGCACGAGACCGAAGAGGTCGCCGAGAAGCTGCGTGCCCGTGGTTTCTCTGCAGCTGCCATCAACGGTGACATCGCCCAGGCCCAGCGTGAGCGCACCGTCGACCAGCTCAAGGATGGCCGCCTGGACATCCTGGTGGCCACCGATGTCGCCGCCCGTGGTCTCGACGTCGAGCGCATCTCCCATGTGCTCAACTACGACATCCCGAACGACACCGAGTCCTACGTCCACCGCATCGGCCGCACCGGCCGTGCAGGACGTACCGGCGAGGCCATCCTGTTCGTCACCCCACGTGAGCGCCGTATGCTCCGCTCCATCGAGCGGGCCACCAACGCCCCACTGGTGGAGATGGAACTGCCGACCGTGGACGAGGTCAACGAGTACCGCAAGGTCAAGTTCGCCGACTCCATCACCGAGGCACTCGAGAACCCCCAGGTCGCTCTCTTCCGCACCCTGATCAAGGAGTATGCCGAGAAGAACGACGTACCCCTCGAGGATGTCGCCGCCGCACTGGCCACCCAGGCACAGGCCGGCAATGACTTCTTCCTCACCGAGCAGGCCGCTGACCGCGACCGTGGCCGTGGCGACCGCCGCCGTGACCGCGACTTCGACGACCGTGGTGGCCGTGGCCGTGACCGTGGCGACCGTCCGTCCCGCTTCGACCGTGACGACGCGAACCTGGCCACCTACCGCATCGCGGTGGGCAAGCGCCAGCACGTCCGCCCGGGTGCCATCGTCGGTGCCCTGGCCAACGAGGGTGGTCTGAACTCCAAGGACTTCGGACGCATCACCATCGCAGCCGACCACACCCTGGTCGAACTGCCGAAGGATCTGCCACAGAGTGTCCTGGACAACCTCCGTGACACCCGTATCTCCGGCCAGCTCATCAACATCGAACGCGACTCCGGTGGACGTCCACCACGTCGCTTCGAGCGCGATGACCGTGGCGGCGACCGCGGTGGACGCGGTGGATTCCGTGGTGACCGTGACGATCGTGGTGGCCGTGGTGGTTTCCGCGGCGGCCGTGACCGTGATGATCGCGGTGGACGCGGTGGATTCCGTGGTGACCGTGACGATCGTGGTGGCCGTGGTGGTTTCCGCGGCGGCCGTGACCGTGATGATCGCGGTGGACGCGGCGGCTGGAGGGACTAG
- a CDS encoding HNH endonuclease family protein, with the protein MTTFTRLLAVFTFLLLLYTALPYLTTSGTELPAVEPVPQRVRIIGYDRDQMFGTWLPGVRESIVEAAGATDPYTGEPLDLSTAEVDHILPLSAAWDLGAHRWTALERIEFANDPVNLVLVNRAENQQKSDQLPSQWLPTDRSVRCWYVGRLFTVAAAYDLPLPEPDIRAGRRSCGLAILQTPD; encoded by the coding sequence GTGACAACATTTACCCGGTTACTCGCCGTTTTCACCTTTCTGCTCCTGCTCTATACCGCGCTTCCCTACCTCACCACCTCCGGAACCGAGCTCCCCGCCGTGGAGCCGGTACCGCAACGGGTCCGCATCATCGGATACGACCGCGACCAGATGTTCGGCACCTGGCTCCCGGGGGTCCGGGAGTCCATTGTGGAGGCCGCCGGAGCGACCGACCCCTACACCGGTGAACCCCTCGACCTCTCCACCGCCGAGGTCGACCACATCCTCCCCCTCAGTGCCGCCTGGGATCTCGGCGCCCACAGGTGGACCGCACTGGAACGCATCGAGTTCGCCAACGACCCCGTGAACCTCGTGTTGGTCAACAGAGCTGAGAACCAGCAGAAATCTGATCAGCTGCCCAGCCAGTGGCTCCCTACCGACCGCTCGGTCCGGTGCTGGTATGTGGGCAGACTCTTCACGGTGGCCGCGGCTTATGACCTCCCCCTGCCGGAGCCGGACATCCGGGCGGGCAGGCGGAGTTGCGGGTTAGCGATTCTCCAAACGCCTGATTAG
- the putP gene encoding sodium/proline symporter PutP yields the protein MSDNTWFIIAIIIYMLVMVLIGFWSYRKTAKYDEYMLGGRGLNPFVAAMSAGASDMSGWLLMGLPGALYVTGMSELWIAIGLTVGAWANWMWVAPRLRSYTEVSRNSITLPSFFENRLRDNSRFLRIVAALIIIVFFTFYISSGMVAGGVYWESTFGGDYLTGMIIVASVTVLYTFIGGFLAVSYTDAVQGTIMFFSLIIVPVFAILALNNPGDIFSFAASNDYGPYTDGVGNPTYFSMITGVSVAAIIGNIAWGLGYFGQPHIVVRFMALRSPAEAKQGRRIGISWMILCLTGATFTALAATVFFAQNPDYSVTDTRAYESVFLDLARVLFHPLIAGLVLTAVLAAIMSTMSSQLLVTASSLIEDLLQVVKKDGLSQKTLLALSRATVIILAIIAGAMAVNPSDSILGLVGFAWAGFGSAFGPIILAMLYWKRLNAPGAIAGMITGAVVSIVWGSTALGDIIYEIVPGFALATIVMVIVSLATKAPSREITDEFDTAVRLSHATSMTDEDVDFSEVAQEIKKGR from the coding sequence GTGAGTGATAACACCTGGTTCATCATCGCCATCATTATCTACATGCTGGTCATGGTGCTCATCGGTTTCTGGAGCTACCGCAAAACCGCGAAATACGACGAATACATGCTGGGGGGACGCGGTCTCAACCCATTTGTGGCCGCCATGTCCGCCGGCGCCTCCGACATGTCCGGCTGGCTGCTCATGGGCTTGCCCGGCGCCCTCTACGTCACCGGTATGTCGGAGCTGTGGATCGCCATCGGCCTGACCGTCGGCGCGTGGGCCAACTGGATGTGGGTGGCCCCGCGTCTGCGGTCCTACACCGAGGTCTCCCGCAACTCGATCACCCTGCCCTCGTTCTTCGAGAACCGTCTGCGCGATAATTCCCGTTTCCTGCGTATCGTCGCTGCCCTGATCATCATCGTCTTCTTCACCTTCTACATCTCCTCCGGCATGGTCGCCGGTGGCGTGTACTGGGAATCCACCTTCGGCGGCGACTACCTCACCGGCATGATCATTGTTGCCTCGGTGACGGTGCTCTACACCTTCATCGGTGGCTTCCTGGCGGTGTCCTACACCGATGCGGTGCAGGGCACGATCATGTTCTTCTCGCTGATCATCGTGCCGGTATTTGCCATCCTGGCCCTCAACAACCCGGGCGACATCTTCAGCTTCGCCGCCTCCAATGACTACGGCCCGTACACCGACGGTGTGGGCAACCCGACCTACTTCTCCATGATCACCGGGGTGTCCGTCGCCGCGATCATCGGCAACATCGCCTGGGGCCTGGGTTATTTCGGTCAGCCGCACATCGTCGTACGTTTCATGGCACTGCGCTCCCCCGCCGAGGCCAAACAGGGTCGCCGCATCGGCATCTCCTGGATGATCCTGTGTCTGACCGGCGCCACCTTCACCGCCCTGGCCGCCACCGTCTTCTTCGCCCAGAACCCGGACTACTCCGTCACCGACACCCGCGCCTACGAATCAGTCTTCCTGGACCTGGCCCGGGTGCTGTTCCACCCGCTGATCGCCGGTCTGGTGCTCACCGCCGTGCTGGCGGCCATCATGTCCACCATGTCCTCCCAGCTGCTGGTGACCGCATCCTCGCTGATCGAGGATCTGCTGCAGGTGGTCAAGAAGGACGGACTGAGCCAGAAGACCCTCCTCGCCCTGTCACGTGCCACGGTGATCATCCTCGCCATCATCGCCGGTGCCATGGCGGTCAATCCCTCCGACTCCATCCTCGGCCTGGTCGGCTTCGCCTGGGCAGGTTTCGGTTCCGCCTTCGGACCGATCATCCTGGCCATGCTGTACTGGAAGCGCCTCAACGCACCGGGCGCCATCGCCGGCATGATCACCGGTGCCGTGGTCTCCATCGTGTGGGGCAGCACCGCCCTCGGCGACATCATCTACGAGATCGTCCCGGGCTTCGCCCTGGCCACGATCGTCATGGTCATCGTCTCCCTGGCCACCAAGGCACCGTCCAGGGAGATCACCGACGAGTTCGACACCGCAGTCCGTCTCTCCCATGCCACCAGCATGACCGATGAGGACGTGGACTTCTCCGAGGTTGCCCAGGAGATCAAGAAGGGCCGGTAG